The Theobroma cacao cultivar B97-61/B2 chromosome 1, Criollo_cocoa_genome_V2, whole genome shotgun sequence genome contains the following window.
CTACTTACTAGTCTTGAAAGCAGTTACCTAActgattttaaaattcagATGATGAaggaatttgaaataattGACTTGGGGAAGATGAGCTATTTTTTGGGGATGGAAGTGCAACAATCTACAAGATAGATTTTCTTGCATCAAGCTAAGTATGCTAAGGACCTACTGAAAAGGTTTGATATGAGCTTGTGTAAGGTGGTAAGCACACCTTTCACTACTGGAGCTAAGTTTAGCAAAGAAGATGGTTCTCCCAAAGCCAATGGACAGATTTACAGAAGCATTATTGGATCTCTCTTATACCTGTTTGCTACCAAGCCAGACATAATGTTTGCAACCTGGTTGTTGTCAAGGTTTATGCAAGAACCTTCACAAATACACTTCACAGCTGCCAAACGGATTCCAAGGTATGTCAAAGGAACTCTAAACTTTAGCTTGACTTATGTTAAACAAGATAGTGGTAATCTTATAGGCCATTGTGATAGTGATTGGGTGGGGTCATTGGATGATTCAAAAAGTACAAaaggattttgtttttcttttgggagTGCTATTTTTGCCTAGAATTCAAAGAAGCAATAGGTTATAGCTCAGTCCACGGCTGAAGCAAAATACATTGCCTGTGCTGCAGCTACAAATCATGCATTGTGGCTGAGGAAAAGGTTGCTAGATTTAGGATTTGAACAAAGTCAAGGCACTCTGATATGTGTTGACAATTTGTTTGTTGTTTCAATTGCTAAAAATCCAGTTCAATATCGGAGAACTACACATATTAGGGTCAAATATCATGCCCTGAAAGAAGCTGTAAAAGAGAATGAAGGTGAGTTGAAACACTGCAAGACAGAGAACCAGTTGGCTGACATTTTTACCAAGAGCTTGGGAAGAGAAAGGTTTGAGCATCTCAGATCGTGTCTTGGAGTTCAGCAGATTATGAATCATGGGGCAGTGTTGAAGTACTGATTCCCAACCTAGTTAAATATGTGGCTCGAACTAGCTGAAAATTAAAGGTTGAAGAAGATTCTCAACAAGGGATCGTTTTTAGTTTGCTGCTGATTTACTAAACATTAACGAGTCCTGTCttttttaaactcttgtaATTAATATAGTAAAATAGGATGTATGTGTCATTTAAGTCTTTTGTTGTAGGCTTAACAACCATGTTTACCGGGTAGTGTACTGGGTGGTTTAGTTACAATTACCACAACATAGAAAACAAAGACACGTTGTTTGTGTCTAGAAAAATACGCTTAGATTAAGTCTTCTAAGGCTGAATGAAAGGATTGAATGGTTTTAGGTGATTATAAATACTTGCAAAGTAACTGTTATTGTGAGTGGCTTATGATTCTCAGATTTGATGTCTTCATCCCTGTTTTcgtttttctctttgttcttcaagctttcttcaaatttctccaGAATTAgtttagcttaaaatcttctaCTTAACTAAACTTTTTCACTCACTTGCATTCTGATTGTCCATTACAATGGCTATTTATAAGTAACTCTTAATATTTAGTTACTTGAACCACAATTAATAAGACATGACCTACACGACTCACAAGTACGAGAGGGGTAAAGGAGTCCATTACACCACTTTCCACCTATGTTTCGTTGAAACTTAAGATGGTTCTGCTACTGTTGATCCTAAAGAATTCAGGAAGATTATTGGTGCCttcaacatctttctctcacCAAACCATACATAAGTTTTGCTCTCAATAAACTCTCCTAGTTAATGCAGAAGCCAACTCAACAGCATCATTCCATTCTCAGAAGAATGTTTAGATATCTCAAGGAACCCTTATTTCAGGGTCTTTGTTTTAATATCATCAACAGAGAATATCATCATAAACTTTGACCGGGCAAAGAACCCTGATGACAGAACTTCTTCTTCAGCTTACATTGTTTATCTTGGTAGCACACCAATCTCTTGGAGTTCCGAAAGCAAAAAATAGTAACTAGAGCATCCACAAAGACTTGATTATCAAGCCATTACAGCATCTATCTTTGGATTAACATGGATTCAATCCTTGTTATCAGAACTGCAGCATCAAATCAACTCTGTTTCAGTAGTTTATTGTGATAATCAAGTGCCAAATACTCGTGTCAATCCAATATAGAATGAAAAATCTAGCCCTTTTTTGTTCAGGAGAAGGTTAGCAAAGGTAAGTTGATTGTTCAACAGATTCCCAGTTCTCATCAACTTGCATATGCTTTAACCAAGACATtatcaaattcatcatttaCTACTCAAAATTGGTGTGTCATCAATAATTTCATCATCTTGCGGAAGCATATTGGAGGAAAAAAATCTATTTCTATTCAACCTGAATAAAGATGATAAGAACTAGCAGCTCAAATCTGTTGTCATCATCTTGCGGGAGCATATTAGAGGAAAAAATCTATTAGAATTCAACCTGAATCAAGATGATAAGAATTAGCAGCTTAAATCTGCTGTGACCCCTCTCAGATCGACTAATACGACTCAACAGCTGCTAAAGATTAGCATCCAAAGCTTACAGACTaactgatgatgatgatgctgTGATTTGAAtccatttaaatttatatatcattCAAATTATGCACATTCAAAATGCATCCATTATCCTCCTATTCAAAGAGGTAAACATTTGTACAATATATACATTCATCAATAAAAGCAAACGATAAGTTTCTTCCTCAACTTTGTCCAATTTCTTCAAGTTTCTTTATGAAGTACCAAACGTGTGGGCTCCGTCAGATTAGGACAAAGTTCAACTTTGACGCTGCCTCCGGACCCGACTGACCATGTGATGCTAGCAGGCTCAACAGGGAACGTAATGgtatttgatgaaattaaggCCCGGTCCTCTAAACTTCCAGCTGAAAAACATAATGGTTGGCGGCAACGACAGTTAACAAGCATGTCCTTTGGCAGCCTTGAAAGGCTCAGGTTGAAGGGTGGACCAGGAATTGTCTTGGAATTTAATGCAACAGCGTCTGTTCTTAAGCCCTTGATAGATGAGTGCGCTACACAGGAAAGGTCCATTGCTTCCATAATTGAAGACATCTTTAAACACTTCACTTCTCTATGGCTTTTCGAATGTTTGTTGTGCTAATTGTACTTCTAATATCATTGCCGACAATTGGCTTAGCTATCTTTTGGAATGTTTGTTATGTTAATATGCcctgattttaatttttcggCAATAAAATCTGAGAGCTCCTGCTCCATTGTTATCAAATACCGTTTTACTTCTATGCACAAGTAACATGTTTTTGgtgaactttttctttttaactaaTTATCTCTCTTAAAGGCATTATACCTCTCATTAATGACATGGAATAAAAGAACTAGCTAGGGAGTCCATGAAGGTTCACCATGAAGCTGGTGAAACATTAGGATAACCAAAGGAAAGAGATGAAGGTGGAGATGCTACTTTCATGGTAGGGTGACACCAAAGAGGAAAGCAGTAGGGAGATCAGAGATGGCTACAATCGTGAAGATTAGTTCCCAATCCTGCCAAGAGCTATGAGGTGCATAAAGGATGAAGCCCCATGAGTAGTGTGCACTCTTTAGAAGCTTAAGAAGATCAGACAAATTCCTAATGTTCCATTGGTTTAGTCAATCACCGTTTTGTTTCAAATTCTCATATAGGAGGGcaaaccaattaaattgagaaatttctGTGAAAGAATGGATCCCTAATTTAATAGTTTAATTTAGATATTAATCGTATACCCGAGTATTTGATTCAATAGTAAATATATGTATCAAAGAGTCAAATCTGAAACTCTTTCTCCAAGATCCTTCAGTCCTATGCCTACTTGcaaaatataagataatttAATCTAGTATTTATTATAGGATTACTAACCCCATTAACTCTTCTATTATTCTccaaaaatactaaaataatgGCAACCAtataacattaaaataaaaatttatcataCATATCCAATCCAATTTCATGCATCAAATGTGACTTTATTTCTTTagatttataatttgattttaaagtttataaAGGCCATTAGGTAACCTTTTCATCATATTTCGACATTgacaaataattaaagaatcTACAAGAAAAATTGTATCACTGTCTTCTAAATTTCCCATCTCCTGAAACAACAAAGTGCAAAACATTCAAACATTCATTGACTTCAATATCGATCATCTAAGCAGACACTTAAACTTGATACTCTTAAATTGTACATGCTTGCTGCCCTATATTGCAATCATTCaaacaacaatttaaactATTTTGGTAGAGCTctgaaataaagaaaaaattcaatagTTCACTCCTCAACTTGTTCAACATCTCATATTGGCATGATAATCAAAGTAGACATGAATTTTCATAAATGACCACTTGGacctattatttttttgttttggccaTTCCACTACCTAGTTGCAGAATGTTAAACATGATTACTGAATGGGGTAGTACAGAGAAAAAACAACGAGGTAACTCTGCAAAGGAAAATGTTTCCAAACAACtgatttattttctatttgattGATCATTGACTAGCCAACTAGAATCATGTGTATACATTGCCTTTCTAGCTGCCTTGCCTATAATCGTCGGCAGAAACAGCTTGACAGGAAGAATAGCTGTCATCTTGATTCTTGTTCAGTCAAAAATCGTCTAAAAACTGTAGACCAAGCTAACAATAATATTATGGATATAACTACTTGGACAATTGTTGCATCCACCACAGCAAGCAGAGAAGCTTCTTAGTGAAACAAGTAGAGAACAGaagaaaaacatgaagaaagaaatgggGAGGGAGATCTGAACACTGAACATCACAACAGGACATTGCCACTATGTACGCCTTCTATTGttcttgaaaaggaaaaaagaagaataattCCTTTACCGCCAAAATGCAATTCAGGAACTCATCACCTTTCCCTATTTATTCCAATGCAGGACCTAGCATTCTCCTCTGCAAACGAAAGAAATCAAAAGCCGTTCAATACATGCGGTTGTTTACTTCTTCGAGCAAGAAAATGACATTGGCAGATGCTTTAAGCTAGAAACATCAAACAACTCCATAAACCTCTGATCTGAAACTCTAGCTTTTGCGGCTGCAAACCTTTGGTACTCATCAAAGACAGATGACAAACACCATCTTTGCAATTTTCTCAAGCATCCAACCAGACAGCCAGTTCGGTGCTGGAaatacaaaaacaaagcaaaattACAACAACTCAGAAGGTATTGACTTGTCAAAGTCAGGTATAAAAAGAAGAACCAACATGTGCATACCTTCCCTCGTTTACAGTGAATTAGAACTGGGTGATTCCTTGCATCTGCATTGCAGAGAGGCAGAATTAAATTATGGAAAATAATCAACCACGTTTAAGTTAGCCAGAGGTGAAGTGTAATAGTGTTAAAAGCTTGTAGTACCGAGGACAACTTTTAGAGCTTCGCGAATTGTGTCCTCTGGGATATTTACAAATGGCTCCTGGATAATATGTGTATATTAGTTTCTAACAAAAGAtatcatttcaaaacaataataaactTCTTTCAATGGATAGTATGAAAGAGCTGAGGGCTTTCGATACAGTTAAATGGTGAAGGTGGATTGAAAATAGATGGCATGCCTAGTGTTAAGACCTATCATCAACAATCCTACGTTCAGTTGCAGATATATAACATAGCTACTAGTTAGTTCGAAAGCTCAAAGAAACGgagataaatatatataaaaataaatataaaagattAACCTACACGCCATATGACATGAACATCAGATATCCATTAAATCTTCACAATTAAAATGGACCATACATTAGATGACACTTTATTTACCCATCTATGAGCAATCCAGCTTCATCGCTGTTTCTGCAATGCACAGCTAATTaccatacatgtgatgatactAACATAATCTTTGCCAACTCAGTAATGTCAGGCAGAGGCAGAAGCAGATCATTTTACCATCttttttgagtaattatcTAATTTCATTTTAGGATCACAAGCTTGGTTTAATATAAAACAACCAGTAGGAATTTAGTTTCTTCTCGCACACTATGGTGATTCATTGACATGATTCTGAAATCATACCCATTCGGCAATGAGTCAAGAGTTATGCCAGACTTTTGGTGGATACTCATATTGCAACAATTAGATTATTTAACTCTAGTGTGATTGTGACGAGTAACTCACAAGCATGCAActccaaatattaaaaatcagcacacaCATTTTTAGTCATATGCTTCATTGACTGATAAGGGACATTCTTCACATGtagaaattagaaaaagtaGAAACTAGCTGATTTGGCAAGGAAATGCAAATGAATGGAGGACTTTTGAGGGAAGACATTTTTTGGGCTAAATAGTAAGTTTGTGAAGCTCTTATAATTAGGTTTACCATGGACTTGAGATTTATGATTCTGATGATTGAAATTTCAGATCTTTTCTTGAGGTgtgttttgaaattattgaTGCTGCATCAGATATTCTTCCTAAGAAAGCCAATGCAACTTTCCTGAGCCTTTATTAATTCAGGTCGTGTATCCATTTCTCCGTTTTCTGTAATAACACCACAGTCCATAAACAATGCCAGAGAAAAAAAGCTAATGAAAGATGGTGAAAATGCTACTATGCAAAGGGTGTATATAGCCAGCAAAATAAGAGATGTTAGGGGAAGTGAAGAGCCATAAAACTATCCGGAAGGCACTTCCAGCCTTCTcttaaaaaaatgccatgcAATGCCAATCGATTGATGTAAGGCATATATATCTTGAAAAAGGCTTACTAGTCCAAAAAGCacatggaaaagaaaacactTGAGATGATAGAAGTTGAAAGGACAGAGGGAAAGAACTAAATAGATGGCAATCTTGCGAAGATGATGAAAAAACCTAACTAGCTAATCAGGTTTTACCAATACCCAACTGGTGATAAAGACAAGAATATATCCACAGAAAACCATTATATGTCCATAAACTATAAGTAAACTGTACAGTAGATAGAGGCTTAACAAGTCTAGacatcaaaatccaaaagGCATAGTTCTTTGGCCACTAATTCTGAAATAACCAAAGGTAGAAGACATATAAAATCACATAACAGTATATTAAGACAATGCATCACACAGTAAGGATATGAAGAAATGTGCTACAGCAAAAATGATAAACAAGGGTCTGAGTACTGACTACTGAACCCCATTCCATGGTCATTTTGCCCATCAGGAGATTCATTTTTGCCTACTTAAAATGGAAATCTCTTCATCTTCTTACTTTTAGAGCAGGATTTAAGAGGTGTTTTGCAGATTGTGAGCACTCCATGTTAGTTATTATGGGTAAAAGGATATATGAGGAAAAAGAGCAAGTTTTCAGAAATTATCTTCCACAGATCCAAGCACCAGAGGACAAGCAACACAAGGGAGAGAATATTAAAACTTACCAGGATTACTTACAATTAGCTCCTACATAATAACtagtaaaagaaataaaaaattctaaacAAATGCTACAGCTATTGCTGCCATGCTCAAACAAATCACCAACACAAAAAGCATGATCAAGATgacaaaggaaaaatgaatgagaaaatAAGAGTGAATCCACTAAGAGATAactattagtttatttttgtcTCCCCAgtatgttttcttcttttttcttttttggcttTCTTACTCATTATATCACATGTACACTCCGACctcataaaataattcaaattgcAATTAAAACTTCATGATTGCTTTTTTCTGAGCCCTTGACTATTATTAGCCATTTCTAGGGGCTAGGTAGAGGGAGAGATAGGATGACTTAATCAATGGCATCATCTCAAAGCTTAAGCATTCCAGATTTCCAAAACTTAAGTTCAATTCCAGCTCTTTTCTCACTGAATGTTTGGAGGTGAATTTTATTCCCTCTCTTCAGTGAATGAAATTGTTGCTTTTCGAAAAAAATTCCAGCTGCCTAGCTCTGTTGAGTTTAGTTTTGACCTGTGTTTCACTTTTGGTATTTACCATTTGAAATTCATATAAACTGAAAAGCTAACATGAGGCATTATTAATTCCTGGATGTTCATTTTATTCATAGATTGAGGTAGgactttaaaataattcactTTGTAGCCCAAGTGTGGTTCATTTAGGCAAATTTCACCAGAGAATTCAATCTCAAAATTTACACGGAGTAGATGTTGCATACAACAAAAAGGTTCTATCACTttcaaataaccattttgATCGCAAACCAGATTTAACACCACATGATGAACAAATTTATATCTGGTGTATTTGTCAGCAAGACCTCAAATCATAAAAGGATCATATGCAATTCCTTGTAAACACATCTAGCACGTGAAATTAACAATATCTAAGGACCAGAATGAATGCTTATGTATCATGCTAATGTTAGCTAGTAGTTGTCAGATTTTAAGAATTGCAACAATTTTACCATGAGCAGAGGCTACTTTGTTACCACTATCCAAAAGTAAGTGCAATGTAGTTATATGATACTGCTAAATCATAAGGAATACCAAACTTCATTGAGTTAGCAGAAACTACTTGCTCAGATAGTTTTCATAACAGTGACTGATAAAACTACAGTTTACATGATGAAAAAGCAAATTGTGCTTGCCACACCTAATTTGATGTTATCAAGTGTACATTGCCCCAACCCCCAACCTCAGTTGTAGACAACtgaatttcaaagaaagaaTCCAAAAAATTTCTCGAATTGACCAAGATTTCAAAATGTTAATTGAAAAGCATGGTAATACACAAATCCATATGTGAGAGTACAGAATGCGCAGCCCAAAAGTATCTTCAATTAGAACTTTTAAAGCTAAAGcatcaaataaattttccaaTAATAGAAGACAGttaaattcattgaaaaaaaaaaggaatgcATTATTCCCAATGTTCGAACCAATTGCTTTAGCAATTAAAAACTTCAAAGAGCTAGAGTTCACAACAAAACAATTGACATGTCAGCCACATGCCCGATTCCATTTCTCATGATTAACTCTAATACCAAAATGGAAGTTCTTGTACTTTTGTAGAATGCATATGGACATAAAAagatccatcacatgtaaaaaatcaaataagccTAATAATACAAATTAAAGCCCCAAGCATTCATAAGCATAAAATAATGAACAAAATGCAATAATTAATCAACCAAACGTTTATGGGCTAAAAAAGCATTGttgagaattaaaaaaaatcctcaaTACATTAGCCCTTTCTCATATAATGAAGTTTGGAGAATTGAATTAGAACTACTATACAAACCTAAGTCTGATACTATAGTGGATGATTAAAGTAACACCTATGATGACTAAGATCCAGCCTCCACTAGCTTTATTGCCCACCTATCCCCTTATCATTCTAGCCCTTCGTTAGTGTTATCACACTGCAATCACAGCACCAAAATTCGCTTATCTTGCCAATGATAGACTGTAGGTCTTTAAAGTATAATATCACCTAAATGACTAAATTCAGCAATTATTTGGTCACAAAAACATAACGAACTACGCCAATCACGTTTGATCTCAATtccaaataaaaacataaattggAAAACAATTTTAAGAACCAATTTGGCTAATAAAGCAATCAActttgagagagaaaagagtTACCTTGTAACCTTCAATTCCAAACTGAAAAAGCCTGATCCCGTTGGACTTTAAGAACTCAGTGTTGGCTTCTGGATAGGGCTCAGGACACAGATATCTAacacaataataataataataatcgtaacaaacaaacaaaccccaaaaaaaagaaatacacTTTAATAGAGAGTACAAAAATTTGCATGTAAAAGCATCaacttttttaataaaggcaGAAGCTTTGGTCTTACATGATGGAGCGGAGGTTAAGTGTTTGGAGAAAAGAGAAGTTGGCTGAGTCAGGGAAACCCGACCTGAAGATGCCATTGTCAACCATAGCAAAGTTCAACGGAGGAATCAAGTTAAGGTCATCTCCAGCGTTGGCAGCGACCACCACCGGAGACAAGACCGGCGGCGACATGTCGACGTGGTCAACGGTGGCAACAACTTGTATGGTTTTGCACATCTGTTGGctcccttgttgttgttgttgttggtTTTGGCTGAGTTCGGTGTTAGTGTCTTCTTTcatgaatgaaaaatgaaaaatatatagttataagaaagagaaaaagagaggagagagagagagagagagagagcgtTGGGATCAAGGAGAATGTGCTTTTCGGGGTTGGGGATGATTCTGACTTGGGCTGCAGGGTGACagttaaaagagaaaagaaagaaagagttaTACTAACAGAGTGAAAACTGGGGGTGCTGTTGGTTAAAAGTAGAGGGAGAGGGAGTTAGGGAAGGTGGGGATTGGAAGATGAACATGGCTCCTCTATATATAGACACACATCCCTTTTTTGTAAGCGTAGGAAATTTTAGTACAAAAAGGAGGCAGAAGGGAGACGGCGTGGATGAACACTGCCTGCGTTATGGGCTGAAaaagttgcattgttttttaattacatttaaCCAAAGATTAGCCGATTTTTCTTCCTGGATGTAAGTGACTTT
Protein-coding sequences here:
- the LOC18612360 gene encoding probable tyrosine-protein phosphatase At1g05000 isoform X4 codes for the protein MKEDTNTELSQNQQQQQQGSQQMCKTIQVVATVDHVDMSPPVLSPVVVAANAGDDLNLIPPLNFAMVDNGIFRSGFPDSANFSFLQTLNLRSIIYLCPEPYPEANTEFLKSNGIRLFQFGIEGYKEPFVNIPEDTIREALKVVLDARNHPVLIHCKRGKHRTGCLVGCLRKLQRWCLSSVFDEYQRGEC
- the LOC18612360 gene encoding probable tyrosine-protein phosphatase At1g05000 isoform X2; amino-acid sequence: MKEDTNTELSQNQQQQQQGSQQMCKTIQVVATVDHVDMSPPVLSPVVVAANAGDDLNLIPPLNFAMVDNGIFRSGFPDSANFSFLQTLNLRSIIYLCPEPYPEANTEFLKSNGIRLFQFGIEGYKEPFVNIPEDTIREALKVVLDARNHPVLIHCKRGKHRTGCLVGCLRKLQRWCLSSVFDEYQRFAAAKARVSDQRGEC
- the LOC18612360 gene encoding probable tyrosine-protein phosphatase At1g05000 isoform X3, translated to MKEDTNTELSQNQQQQQQGSQQMCKTIQVVATVDHVDMSPPVLSPVVVAANAGDDLNLIPPLNFAMVDNGIFRYLCPEPYPEANTEFLKSNGIRLFQFGIEGYKEPFVNIPEDTIREALKVVLDARNHPVLIHCKRGKHRTGCLVGCLRKLQRWCLSSVFDEYQRFAAAKARVSDQRFMELFDVSSLKHLPMSFSCSKK
- the LOC18612360 gene encoding probable tyrosine-protein phosphatase At1g05000 isoform X1, with amino-acid sequence MKEDTNTELSQNQQQQQQGSQQMCKTIQVVATVDHVDMSPPVLSPVVVAANAGDDLNLIPPLNFAMVDNGIFRSGFPDSANFSFLQTLNLRSIIYLCPEPYPEANTEFLKSNGIRLFQFGIEGYKEPFVNIPEDTIREALKVVLDARNHPVLIHCKRGKHRTGCLVGCLRKLQRWCLSSVFDEYQRFAAAKARVSDQRFMELFDVSSLKHLPMSFSCSKK